The genomic segment AGTAACAGATGTAGCGCTCATTGGCGTTGGTAGTTTAGGGAACGCTTTTTTGAAATATAATTTCCATAAAAATCACAATACACGAATCATCATTGCATTCGATCCGAAAGGTACGCATGAAGGGACAGAGATGAGTGGAATTCCAGTTTTTCATCCTGATACGATTGAGGATAAAATCAAGGAATTAGGAATCGAGCTTGTCATTCTTTCTGTGCCTTCACGTGTAGCCCAAGAAGTGACTGATAAGCTTGCTACTATCGGTGTGAAAGGAATTCTTAACTTTACTCCGGTTCGGCTGACGGTCCCCGACTCGTTACGGGTTCATACAATCGATTTGTCTGTCGAGTTACAAACACTTATTTACTTTATTAAAAACGACGTAAAAGATTCACATATGTAATGCTTTGTAAATAGTATTTCAGTCACCATTCGTGTAAAATAGACACAAGAAGGATTGAGTTCAATCCCTAGTTTTAAGAAGGAGGTGTCCGAGATGCCAGGTCCAGGAAGTCTGATTATCATTGCTGTTATTGCTTTGCTCGTATTCGGTCCCAAGAAACTGCCTGAAATCGGGAAAGCCTTCGGTTCGTCATTGCGTGAATTCAAACATGCGACAAAAGGTCTTGTAGAAGACGACGATGTAAAAAAAGTTGAAGACAAGAAAGAAGAACTGAAGTAAGTTAGGATGTCTGTCCGATGATAGAAAAAAACTTAACAGTCATTGAGCATATAGATGAAATTAGAAAACGGCTGATGGTTATCGTCGTTTTCTTTGTTGTAGCCGTAGTGGGAGCTTTTTTTGTAGCAAAACCACTTATTCAGTTCCTGCAAAATGATGGAGAAGCACATAATATTGCCTTAAATGCGTTCAATGTACTTGACCCGATTATGATTTACGTGAAAGTGATTGTCTTTATCGCATTCATCGTCATTTCACCTGTGCTTATGTACCAATTATGGTCCTTTATCTCACCCGGGTTGCATGAAACTGAGCGGCGCGCAACATTGAATTATATTCCGTTTACATTTTTCTTGTTTGTTGGTGGTATTGCGTTTTCGTATTTCGTCCTGCTACCTTATGTGATGAAATTCATGATGAATTTATCCACGGAGCTCGATATAACCCAGACAATCGGCATTAATGAGTATTTCACGTTCCTTTTCCAACTGTTAATTCCATTCGGTATTGTTTTTCAGCTACCGGTGGTCTTGTTATTTTTAACAAGACTTGGTATTTTGGATCCGACGACACTTGTGAAGATACGGAAATATGCATACTTTGTTCTATTTGTAATTGCGGCGTTCATTACACCACCTGACTTGTTGTCTCATATGTTCGTTACAGTTCCATTATTTGCGCTTTATGAAATTAGTATTTTCATTTCACGTTTTGGTCACAGAAAATACTTGAAGGCTGAACAGCAGCGACAATTCGAAGAGGCGAAAGCTGAACAACAACGTCAGATTGATGAAGTTAATGAGCGACAGCAGAAATGAAAAAAGTCTTC from the Sporosarcina psychrophila genome contains:
- a CDS encoding redox-sensing transcriptional repressor Rex encodes the protein MIGETIKIPQATSKRLPLYYRFLQNFANSGKKRVSSSELSEAMKIDAATIRRDFSHFGALGRKGYGYDVHYLVDFFRQALDQDEVTDVALIGVGSLGNAFLKYNFHKNHNTRIIIAFDPKGTHEGTEMSGIPVFHPDTIEDKIKELGIELVILSVPSRVAQEVTDKLATIGVKGILNFTPVRLTVPDSLRVHTIDLSVELQTLIYFIKNDVKDSHM
- a CDS encoding twin-arginine translocase TatA/TatE family subunit; translated protein: MPGPGSLIIIAVIALLVFGPKKLPEIGKAFGSSLREFKHATKGLVEDDDVKKVEDKKEELK
- the tatC gene encoding twin-arginine translocase subunit TatC, which codes for MIEKNLTVIEHIDEIRKRLMVIVVFFVVAVVGAFFVAKPLIQFLQNDGEAHNIALNAFNVLDPIMIYVKVIVFIAFIVISPVLMYQLWSFISPGLHETERRATLNYIPFTFFLFVGGIAFSYFVLLPYVMKFMMNLSTELDITQTIGINEYFTFLFQLLIPFGIVFQLPVVLLFLTRLGILDPTTLVKIRKYAYFVLFVIAAFITPPDLLSHMFVTVPLFALYEISIFISRFGHRKYLKAEQQRQFEEAKAEQQRQIDEVNERQQK